Proteins encoded by one window of Asterias rubens chromosome 18, eAstRub1.3, whole genome shotgun sequence:
- the LOC117302613 gene encoding dopamine D2-like receptor, giving the protein MGDNDTFVISGELPSVLATSIAAAITTVATVVGLVGNVLVIAAVARKKNLRTRGNTFIVSLSVVGLIYVSFVLIPGIDTLIRREWRLGDFACAFHTYYTLAFSLLSLLHTMCIGLDRVVNVVFFTRARRIASGRNIGIAIVLCWLVSLATMACYHFFVVGGKMLYLPKALRCIAMYNPQSWKVSISVYCFIFILPSIIIVASYVVILVFVRKKRKILMSNMTSRLVAPSKNMATSINSGETKTKPPANDRVTFAPTPPADRVYSSPTRRSTNSISVPVEQSAVCVTNADLPLTVSKDVQGGTGNADPCVADHQTPAPDADLPGQVNNKSSSATTIKVDFPLSDDEQNINKSKPPFVTSSNNGDEHSDGTHKCKTVSEEEEAVVADEFELKTTNQCQETSHVLEEHDVKTVPTDAGRKGRRGTIWSTASGRERFGDIAKTFGRARDRLRPSKKIRNDRDLNRMMLAVFTVVWIGYLPYPLVRYLDVPSINVSSNVYMVVTVSMYVAGCVNPIIYGFMHRRFKAAFIEMLTLGKCKARNRIGARGRQDSISGTDRSMVDPRPS; this is encoded by the coding sequence ATGGGGGATAACGACACGTTTGTCATCAGCGGGGAGTTACCGTCTGTCTTGGCCACGAGTATAGCGGCCGCGATCACGACCGTCGCGACCGTGGTTGGTCTGGTGGGAAATGTGCTGGTCATCGCCGCGGTGGCCCGCAAAAAGAACTTACGCACTCGCGGGAACACTTTCATCGTGAGTTTGAGCGTGGTTGGATTGATTTACGTCAGTTTTGTGCTCATTCCTGGGATCGATACGCTGATACGTCGCGAGTGGCGTTTGGGAGATTTCGCATGCGCGTTTCACACCTACTACACGTTAGCGTTTTCGTTACTGTCTCTGCTACATACGATGTGTATTGGGCTGGACCGGGTTGTCAATGTTGTGTTTTTCACCAGAGCTAGACGCATTGCGTCCGGTCGTAACATCGGCATAGCCATAGTCCTGTGCTGGTTGGTGTCTCTCGCCACGATGGCCTGCTATCATTTCTTCGTGGTGGGCGGCAAGATGCTATATTTGCCCAAGGCGCTCCGTTGCATCGCCATGTACAACCCACAGTCGTGGAAGGTCTCCATCTCCGTTTACTGCTTCATCTTCATCCTTCCCAGTATCATCATCGTGGCGTCTTACGTTGTCATTCTCGTCTTCGTCAGGAAGAAACGGAAGATTCTCATGAGTAACATGACGTCACGATTAGTAGCGCCCTCAAAGAACATGGCGACCAGTATCAACAGCGGCGAGACTAAAACCAAACCTCCTGCGAATGACAGGGTAACTTTTGCCCCAACACCGCCAGCAGACCGAGTGTATTCGTCACCCACAAGACGCTCTACTAACTCGATCTCGGTGCCGGTCGAACAATCGGCCGTTTGTGTTACCAATGCCGATTTGCCTCTCACAGTCAGTAAAGACGTCCAGGGCGGTACCGGGAACGCAGACCCGTGTGTTGCGGACCACCAGACACCGGCGCCCGATGCCGACCTGCCCGGGCAAGTGAATAATAAGTCGTCATCGGCAACGACCATCAAGGTGGATTTCCCGCTCAGTGACGATGagcaaaatatcaacaaaagtaaaccaCCGTTTGTAACTTCATCTAACAATGGAGATGAGCACAGCGACGGTACTCACAAGTGCAAAACTGTGAGTGAGGAGGAGGAAGCTGTGGTTGCCGATGAATTTGAACTTAAAACCACCAATCAGTGTCAGGAAACTAGTCACGTCTTAGAAGAACATGATGTGAAGACAGTTCCAACTGATGCGGGTCGAAAAGGTCGGAGGGGGACTATATGGTCCACAGCGTCCGGCCGAGAGCGATTCGGTGACATTGCAAAAACCTTCGGCCGTGCTCGGGATCGACTTCGCCCGTCTAAAAAGATCCGAAACGACCGCGATTTGAACCGCATGATGCTGGCCGTGTTCACCGTGGTGTGGATTGGTTACTTACCGTATCCTCTCGTAAGGTACTTGGACGTACCGTCTATAAATGTGAGCAGTAATGTGTACATGGTTGTGACTGTGTCGATGTACGTAGCTGGGTGTGTAAACCCAATCATCTATGGTTTTATGCATCGACGTTTCAAGGCGGCCTTCATCGAGATGCTAACTCTAGGCAAGTGCAAGGCTAGGAACAGAATTGGCGCGAGAGGGCGCCAGGACAGTATTTCCGGGACGGACAGGTCGATGGTTGATCCAAGGCCATCGTGA
- the LOC117302583 gene encoding branched-chain-amino-acid aminotransferase-like protein 2: MENHQTTESAGGQVRMMLWGTPRSVSTVFAKFMSFIDDSQIYFEPYLCARWFGPDSTMFPENLAMAREAVKAASVVTSVTEGFERSECSFSWVKKQLEKPHAGKKLIFCKEMCFAPEGNYASLPVGYHHVFLLRHPLKVFPSWKKIYPFGEGKDFKLDEAPPVFFPTGFAFKEMSELLDHVKTALDPEPIIVDTDDLLSNPQGILSELFKKLGLPFQDKYLQWEDGGEISKKWIICKTFLQGQVVWDYYKNAFGSTCFTKPSPLPERSSLTADILRCVDASMPYYDKMFAQRLTLQK; this comes from the coding sequence ATGGAAAATCACCAAACTACCGAGTCAGCAGGAGGCCAAGTCCGAATGATGTTGTGGGGAACACCTCGATCAGTCTCAACCGTGTTCGCCAAGTTCATGAGCTTCATCGACGACTCGCAGATCTATTTCGAGCCCTATCTCTGTGCTCGTTGGTTCGGGCCCGACTCCACCATGTTTCCTGAAAATCTGGCCATGGCGAGGGAAGCTGTCAAGGCAGCATCAGTGGTGACCTCGGTGACCGAGGGATTCGAGAGATCTGAGTGTTCTTTCAGTTGGGTCAAGAAGCAGCTAGAAAAACCACACGCCGGTAAGAAGCTCATCTTCTGCAAGGAAATGTGCTTCGCTCCTGAAGGTAATTACGCGTCTCTCCCAGTTGGTTACCATCACGTGTTCCTCCTGCGACATCCTCTTAAAGTCTTCCCGTCTTGGAAGAAAATCTACCCATTTGGGGAAGGTAAAGACTTCAAACTTGATGAGGCACCCCCGGTGTTTTTCCCGACTGGCTTTGCCTTCAAGGAGATGAGTGAGTTACTGGATCATGTGAAGACGGCGCTCGATCCAGAGCCTATTATTGTAGACACAGATGACCTTCTTAGTAATCCTCAAGGCATCTTATCAGAGCTCTTTAAGAAGTTGGGTTTACCTTTTCAAGATAAGTACCTGCAATGGGAAGATGGAGGTGAAATATCCAAGAAGTGGATAATATGCAAAACCTTTCTGCAGGGGCAAGTCGTTTGGGACTACTACAAGAATGCCTTTGGGAGCACCTGTTTCACGAAACCGAGTCCATTGCCCGAGCGTTCCTCGTTGACTGCTGACATTCTTCGTTGTGTTGATGCTTCCATGCCGTATTATGACAAAATGTTCGCTCAACGTTTAACTCTACAGAAGTAG
- the LOC117302781 gene encoding branched-chain-amino-acid aminotransferase-like protein 2: MENHQTTESAGGQVRMMLWGTPRSVSTVFAKFMSFIDDSQIFFEPYLCARWFGPDSTMFPENLAMAREFVEAASVVTSVTEGFERSECSFSWVKKQLEKPHAGKKLIFCKEMCFAPEGNYASLPVGYHHVFLLRHPLKVFPSWKKIYPFGEGKDFKLDEAPPVFFPTGFAFKEMSELLDHVKTTLDPEPIIVDTDDLLSNPQGILSELFKKLGLPFQDKYLQWEDGGEISKKWIICKTFLQGQVVWDYYKNAFGSTCFTKPSPLPERSSLTADILRCVDASMPYYDKMFAQRLTPQK; encoded by the coding sequence ATGGAGAATCACCAAACTACCGAGTCAGCAGGAGGCCAAGTCCGAATGATGTTGTGGGGAACACCTCGATCAGTCTCAACCGTGTTCGCCAAGTTCATGAGCTTCATCGACGACTCGCAGATCTTTTTCGAGCCCTATCTCTGTGCTCGTTGGTTTGGGCCCGACTCCACCATGTTTCCTGAAAATCTGGCCATGGCGAGGGAATTTGTCGAGGCAGCATCAGTGGTGACCTCGGTGACCGAGGGATTCGAGAGATCTGAGTGTTCTTTCAGTTGGGTCAAGAAGCAGCTAGAAAAACCACACGCCGGTAAGAAGCTCATCTTCTGCAAGGAAATGTGCTTCGCTCCTGAAGGTAATTACGCATCTCTCCCAGTCGGTTACCATCACGTGTTCCTCCTGCGACATCCTCTTAAAGTCTTCCCGTCTTGGAAGAAAATCTACCCATTTGGGGAAGGTAAAGACTTCAAACTCGATGAGGCGCCCCCGGTGTTTTTCCCGACTGGCTTTGCCTTCAAGGAGATGAGTGAGTTACTGGATCATGTGAAGACGACGCTCGATCCAGAGCCTATTATTGTAGACACAGATGACCTTCTTAGTAATCCTCAAGGCATCTTATCAGAGCTCTTTAAGAAGTTGGGTTTACCTTTTCAAGATAAGTACCTGCAATGGGAAGATGGAGGTGAAATATCCAAGAAGTGGATAATATGCAAAACCTTTCTGCAGGGGCAAGTCGTTTGGGACTACTACAAGAATGCCTTTGGGAGCACCTGTTTCACGAAACCGAGTCCATTGCCCGAGCGTTCCTCGTTGACTGCTGACATTCTTCGTTGCGTTGATGCTTCCATGCCGTATTATGACAAAATGTTCGCTCAACGTTTAACTCCACAGAAGTAG